A window of Cohnella herbarum contains these coding sequences:
- a CDS encoding helix-turn-helix transcriptional regulator produces MRIAERRWTWGEAVNEVPEFVMLGHDDLLRAMPLVDHAHPGCYEFVFIERGKASWEVGDERFDTQAGDVFHSRPDEIHRGGFHVIEPCKFWWLIIREPNPRDWLRLTEAENRDLAETMSALPRVQHAGFQPLEAFRGLRYALESGMNLRSMAVRQAIQQLLLQITVPYSGDIAIASDLLGQFDRLIRRMETEPEWRPTVEQLAESVGISVSHFHRTFRAYTGFPPTAFMERQRHKQACRLLSETKEPITDIAFSLGYPSSQHFATVFKRFYGLTPTQWRSRSYSR; encoded by the coding sequence GTGCGAATAGCGGAAAGAAGATGGACTTGGGGGGAAGCAGTGAACGAGGTCCCTGAATTTGTTATGCTTGGGCATGACGACCTCCTAAGAGCGATGCCTCTAGTCGATCACGCTCATCCCGGCTGTTACGAATTCGTATTTATCGAACGAGGCAAAGCCAGTTGGGAAGTCGGGGACGAACGTTTCGATACTCAAGCAGGGGACGTATTTCATAGCCGTCCGGATGAAATTCATCGCGGCGGATTCCATGTTATCGAGCCATGCAAATTCTGGTGGTTGATCATTCGCGAACCGAATCCGCGGGATTGGCTCCGGCTTACCGAGGCAGAGAATCGAGACCTCGCCGAGACTATGAGCGCTTTGCCGCGTGTGCAACATGCGGGCTTTCAACCTCTTGAGGCTTTTCGCGGACTGCGTTATGCGCTTGAATCCGGAATGAATCTCCGCAGCATGGCTGTTCGGCAGGCAATCCAGCAATTGCTGCTTCAAATTACCGTGCCCTACTCCGGCGATATAGCGATTGCAAGCGATTTGCTCGGCCAATTCGATAGATTGATCCGACGAATGGAAACGGAGCCGGAATGGAGACCGACGGTTGAACAACTCGCCGAATCCGTAGGGATCAGCGTTTCTCATTTCCATCGCACCTTCCGAGCCTATACAGGTTTCCCTCCCACCGCGTTTATGGAGAGACAACGTCACAAGCAAGCATGCCGTCTGTTATCGGAAACGAAGGAACCGATCACGGATATCGCTTTTTCCCTCGGCTACCCTTCCAGCCAGCATTTTGCCACCGTCTTCAAACGTTTTTACGGTTTAACGCCGACTCAGTGGAGAAGTCGGTCTTACAGCAGATAG
- a CDS encoding VanW family protein — MMPELRPIPRSPIRLRVGKWAYTSRRYLEWVFGNVTFAREKSVDELPYAVMRHRTPLVRKLANTEMWLQRNKIVNLQVAVPRLDGILLRPGETFSYWRLLGKPTRRKGYVDGMILFCGEVRTGVAGGLCQLSNLIYWMTLHTELTVTERHRHSYDVFPDAGRTQPFGSGATCSYNYRDLRITNDTSVTYQLRLRLDGEYLFGSWLAEQPSRYRYEVKEKDHLITSEPWGGYIRHNTLYRDVYALDGDWLREDEITENHSLMMYSPLLGVVENES; from the coding sequence ATGATGCCCGAGCTTCGGCCGATCCCCAGATCTCCCATCCGGCTTCGGGTCGGCAAGTGGGCTTATACGTCAAGACGGTATTTGGAATGGGTTTTCGGAAACGTTACATTTGCCCGAGAGAAGAGCGTCGATGAACTGCCATATGCCGTTATGCGGCATCGGACGCCGCTTGTAAGGAAACTCGCGAACACGGAGATGTGGCTGCAACGCAATAAAATCGTTAATCTTCAAGTTGCCGTACCGCGGTTAGACGGAATATTGCTGCGCCCGGGAGAGACGTTCTCCTACTGGCGTTTGCTTGGCAAACCGACTAGACGCAAAGGTTACGTGGACGGGATGATCTTATTTTGCGGAGAGGTTCGTACCGGGGTTGCGGGCGGTTTGTGCCAGTTGTCCAACCTCATCTATTGGATGACGCTGCACACGGAGCTGACGGTAACGGAACGGCACCGGCATAGCTACGACGTATTTCCGGATGCAGGCCGAACCCAGCCTTTCGGTAGCGGTGCAACCTGTTCCTATAACTATCGGGATTTACGCATAACGAATGACACGTCCGTCACTTATCAGTTACGGCTGCGATTGGATGGAGAGTATTTGTTCGGGAGCTGGCTTGCTGAGCAGCCTTCGAGATATCGTTACGAGGTGAAGGAAAAAGATCATCTGATCACCTCGGAGCCATGGGGCGGATATATTCGGCATAATACGTTATATCGGGACGTCTATGCATTGGACGGAGATTGGTTGCGGGAGGATGAGATTACGGAAAATCACTCGCTCATGATGTATTCGCCGTTACTGGGCGTGGTTGAAAATGAAAGTTAG
- a CDS encoding GNAT family N-acetyltransferase has protein sequence MPRLQGTLVMLREYRSEDLPWMRQWVNDREIVMHLSDIFLYPHALESTEAYLDAMLDGSSDSRGFVIADPVTEAYIGQVNLDSIDWKNRVGKIGIVIGSTENLGRGYGTEAMKLLIDFAFLEMNLNRLELEVYDFNERAIRSYLNCGFIQEGRQRERQYKNGKYSDVIQMGILKSDWKMARGEQASWAGKRNGEGEDTQ, from the coding sequence ATGCCGCGACTTCAAGGGACGTTAGTCATGCTGAGGGAATATCGAAGCGAGGATCTTCCTTGGATGCGCCAATGGGTGAACGATAGGGAAATCGTGATGCACCTCTCGGATATTTTCCTCTATCCGCACGCCTTGGAATCTACGGAAGCTTATTTGGACGCTATGCTTGACGGCAGCTCGGACAGCAGAGGTTTCGTTATTGCGGATCCCGTTACGGAGGCGTATATCGGACAAGTGAACCTGGATTCCATCGATTGGAAAAATCGCGTAGGCAAGATCGGAATCGTAATCGGGTCGACGGAGAACCTCGGGCGCGGATACGGGACGGAAGCGATGAAGCTGTTGATCGACTTCGCGTTTCTCGAGATGAATCTGAACCGACTGGAACTGGAAGTGTACGATTTCAACGAACGAGCCATTCGGAGTTACTTGAACTGCGGATTTATCCAGGAAGGACGCCAGCGCGAAAGGCAGTACAAAAACGGGAAATACTCGGACGTCATTCAGATGGGAATTCTGAAATCCGATTGGAAGATGGCCAGAGGAGAGCAGGCTTCCTGGGCTGGAAAAAGGAACGGTGAAGGGGAAGATACGCAATGA
- a CDS encoding phosphotransferase, whose protein sequence is MPFENVLRNYFASGEWTIEEGQSGWNNTTRFIEAEGRRWVLRIYETHKDEDKIRYEHGLLMALNKVDMPFKVPMPIRCFDGSTIVRLEDGSERIACLFSYIEGQRPEEGKAEIGYAFGVAAGQLSRSLAQISDVGKPIYPPYYEMDSAHPLCTPDAVSAFCFAPPIEFREEALVDALLAIGEALQRYRSYLPSFRTLPHQLIHGDINHSNSLVSGDGSDDRLAAVLDFEFCTWDLRAMEFAVIVSGLLSDEEALGTVELFLRGVGEQLTLEKAEAEAVPLLVQLRILDVFLHFLGRYLDGVDGENVLGEQIRSAYEGLRRLERIEDDLLQLSLRHLVR, encoded by the coding sequence TTGCCGTTCGAGAACGTCTTGCGTAATTATTTTGCCAGCGGGGAATGGACGATCGAAGAGGGGCAATCCGGCTGGAACAATACGACGCGATTCATTGAGGCCGAAGGGCGACGGTGGGTTCTTCGAATTTACGAGACTCATAAAGACGAGGATAAAATCCGTTATGAGCACGGATTGTTAATGGCCTTAAATAAGGTGGACATGCCCTTTAAGGTTCCGATGCCTATTCGTTGCTTCGATGGGAGTACCATTGTCCGGCTTGAGGATGGTAGCGAACGGATTGCTTGCCTCTTTAGCTATATCGAGGGGCAACGACCGGAAGAGGGGAAAGCGGAGATTGGGTATGCATTCGGTGTTGCGGCAGGACAATTGAGCAGATCCTTGGCTCAGATAAGCGATGTTGGCAAACCGATCTATCCACCGTATTACGAGATGGATTCGGCACATCCTTTATGTACGCCCGACGCAGTCTCGGCGTTCTGCTTCGCGCCACCGATTGAGTTCCGGGAGGAAGCCCTAGTTGATGCATTACTTGCCATTGGCGAAGCCTTGCAGCGATACCGAAGTTACTTGCCGAGCTTCCGTACGCTTCCGCATCAGCTCATTCACGGAGACATTAATCACTCTAACTCGTTAGTCAGTGGCGATGGCAGCGATGATCGGCTTGCGGCCGTTCTTGACTTTGAATTCTGTACCTGGGATTTAAGAGCGATGGAGTTCGCGGTTATCGTATCGGGGTTATTGAGCGATGAAGAAGCTCTAGGCACAGTAGAACTGTTTCTGCGCGGAGTCGGAGAACAGTTGACGTTGGAGAAGGCGGAAGCGGAAGCGGTTCCGCTTCTTGTCCAGCTCAGAATACTGGACGTATTTCTGCATTTTCTTGGACGTTATCTCGATGGAGTGGACGGCGAGAATGTACTTGGGGAGCAGATCAGATCCGCGTATGAAGGGCTTCGGAGGCTGGAGCGGATTGAGGACGATTTGTTGCAGCTTAGCTTGAGACACCTTGTAAGGTGA
- a CDS encoding IS110 family transposase — protein sequence MKSTRNDATNQRIERITSHHAIVGIDIAKDVHAAQVTDFRGRTLTPRHVSFTNTEAGFQKLLHWMQEAGAKHGKTSFLVGMEPTGHYWHNLADWLLKQGIEVVLVNPVTTHRNKENRDNSPSKNDPKDALVIADVVSRGYYTNYAPQEPVFDGIKAAMSAREYWVGQSIALGNRIVRWIDLYFPEFRSVFLEWDGVRSLATLKAFPLPVDLQQLNADEVMEGWRSQGMRRVAGASGKAKAVELLNAAAHSVGKSNTNDAARHDIFRLLHVYKETQLILEEMQREIEALLEQVPVVQQLRSLHGLGTITIASLLGCAGGLHHYAHGRQLLRRAGLNLAERTSGKHKGQIKLSKRGDSMLRKYLYLGMLSLVRQNSDFKHWHARNQLKGMSKMYSIFKLIGKLARILIGMIQRGEMYSSGSQDTLVA from the coding sequence ATGAAGTCTACTCGAAACGACGCTACAAATCAACGTATTGAACGAATTACCAGTCATCATGCAATCGTAGGGATCGATATCGCTAAAGATGTACATGCCGCACAGGTTACGGATTTTCGCGGGCGGACGCTAACGCCGCGCCACGTTTCCTTTACGAACACAGAAGCCGGATTCCAGAAGCTGCTCCATTGGATGCAGGAGGCGGGGGCCAAACATGGCAAAACTTCTTTCCTTGTCGGCATGGAGCCCACAGGCCACTACTGGCATAATCTCGCTGACTGGCTGCTAAAGCAAGGCATCGAGGTCGTGCTGGTGAACCCGGTAACGACGCATCGCAATAAGGAAAACCGCGACAACAGTCCATCTAAGAACGACCCGAAGGACGCGCTCGTCATCGCCGATGTCGTCAGCCGAGGCTACTACACAAACTACGCGCCGCAAGAGCCTGTATTTGACGGAATCAAGGCCGCGATGAGCGCTCGGGAATACTGGGTGGGGCAGTCCATCGCCTTAGGTAATCGCATCGTGCGTTGGATAGACTTGTACTTTCCTGAGTTCCGAAGCGTATTCCTAGAATGGGACGGTGTCCGGTCGTTAGCAACATTAAAGGCTTTTCCACTGCCTGTCGATCTACAGCAACTGAATGCTGACGAGGTGATGGAGGGATGGCGAAGCCAGGGGATGCGACGCGTAGCTGGAGCCAGTGGCAAAGCAAAGGCTGTAGAACTGCTGAACGCGGCAGCACACAGTGTTGGGAAATCCAATACAAACGATGCCGCGCGGCACGATATCTTTCGCCTTTTGCATGTCTACAAAGAGACGCAACTCATACTCGAAGAGATGCAGCGAGAGATAGAGGCGCTCTTGGAGCAGGTGCCCGTTGTGCAGCAACTCCGCAGCTTACACGGTCTAGGCACGATCACCATTGCCTCTTTGCTTGGCTGCGCAGGCGGTCTGCATCACTACGCCCATGGAAGGCAACTGCTGCGCCGAGCCGGTCTCAATCTGGCGGAACGAACATCGGGAAAACACAAGGGCCAGATTAAGCTCTCCAAGCGGGGCGACAGCATGCTGCGCAAGTATTTGTACTTAGGGATGCTGAGCTTAGTGCGGCAGAATTCAGACTTCAAACATTGGCACGCCCGTAACCAGCTTAAAGGCATGTCGAAGATGTATTCCATCTTCAAGCTCATTGGAAAGCTCGCACGCATTTTAATTGGCATGATTCAACGTGGAGAAATGTATAGCAGCGGATCGCAAGATACGTTGGTCGCGTAG
- the yidC gene encoding membrane protein insertase YidC — translation MKKILKLQKMAKHILVLLIGMIPVFLLSGCSAGSPSNPINSESHGIFNHYFIYPFSILIKFFANAFHGDYGLSIVLMTLIIRFAIMPLMMNQTKKQIAMKEKMAVLQPELNELKMKYKNDVSAEAKKQQQAEMMQLYQKHQFNPLNIGCLPMLIQWPITLAFYYAIRRTPEIAAHDFLWFSLGKPDMILPFIAAAVYYVQFRVSQSVSSQYQQNQNNQLAFIGLLSPIMMGMFSFAMPAALPLYWAVGGIFIIVQTIVLNKMYAKPMPQVKASLAE, via the coding sequence GTGAAAAAGATATTGAAGCTACAAAAAATGGCGAAACATATTCTCGTCCTATTAATCGGAATGATTCCGGTCTTTCTGCTCAGCGGATGCTCGGCAGGATCCCCGTCAAACCCGATTAATTCCGAATCGCATGGGATATTTAACCACTACTTTATTTATCCGTTTTCGATATTGATCAAATTTTTCGCGAATGCGTTTCACGGAGACTACGGTTTATCGATCGTTCTGATGACCTTGATCATTAGATTCGCGATTATGCCGCTCATGATGAATCAAACGAAGAAACAAATAGCCATGAAGGAAAAAATGGCCGTCCTCCAGCCGGAGTTAAACGAACTTAAGATGAAGTATAAGAACGACGTTAGCGCCGAAGCCAAAAAGCAACAGCAAGCCGAGATGATGCAGCTCTACCAGAAGCACCAATTCAATCCCTTAAATATAGGCTGTTTGCCGATGCTTATCCAATGGCCGATCACTCTCGCATTCTATTACGCTATTCGTCGTACGCCAGAGATTGCAGCCCATGACTTTTTATGGTTTAGCTTGGGGAAACCGGATATGATATTGCCGTTTATTGCAGCTGCGGTTTATTACGTTCAATTCCGCGTATCGCAGTCCGTTTCGTCGCAATATCAGCAAAATCAGAACAACCAATTGGCTTTCATTGGATTGTTGTCCCCGATTATGATGGGTATGTTCTCTTTTGCAATGCCGGCCGCGTTGCCGTTATATTGGGCGGTTGGCGGTATATTTATTATCGTACAAACGATTGTACTCAATAAAATGTACGCAAAGCCGATGCCGCAAGTAAAAGCCTCTCTAGCGGAGTAG
- a CDS encoding stalk domain-containing protein encodes MNRWGKSASAIIMGLSFLGSSTLGSSPAGAVNAEIKVVLDDVPLKLGAVPVIKNNVTMVPFRSLARALGINVTWDSQMKTVKAAGEVNGVNKNVVLRLGQPKAEVDGTVVELLAAPLVVNQQVLIPLNFFGTQFGAKVGWSKATQTVTIVSAKKAIHLRAFYAMGSFANRDRIAAMDSVAFGWTRIDEKGELTLEGVDYNWPEAAGEITPESLVTSSAAQGASPYLMVYSVDGKGELTKMLSDETLRNHSIDNIVRLASDTGFGGVLLDYEGLGLKLDPIGQQKLLNEYVQEIDAKLEAIGVKLSVAVPPPNGAYKGYDYATLAKYADDLVIMAHDYHAKGTPIRTPEPNDKVEQAIELLLNSGIPADKLILGISLGSETAESVDDKLGLAKRYGLKGASFWRLTLYNQEFANAIDRVVEKVGK; translated from the coding sequence ATGAATCGATGGGGAAAATCGGCTTCGGCTATCATTATGGGATTATCTTTTCTAGGCAGCTCCACGCTCGGTTCTTCGCCGGCCGGAGCTGTTAATGCTGAAATCAAAGTCGTACTGGATGACGTTCCGCTTAAGCTGGGAGCCGTTCCGGTCATTAAGAACAACGTGACTATGGTTCCGTTTCGGTCGTTGGCTCGCGCATTAGGGATTAATGTGACGTGGGATAGCCAAATGAAGACCGTAAAGGCGGCGGGTGAAGTTAATGGCGTTAATAAAAATGTTGTTTTGCGATTAGGGCAGCCAAAAGCGGAAGTAGACGGCACGGTTGTGGAGTTGTTAGCCGCGCCTCTCGTCGTGAACCAGCAGGTGCTCATTCCGTTGAATTTCTTCGGCACGCAATTCGGTGCGAAGGTGGGCTGGAGCAAAGCTACTCAAACGGTGACGATCGTCTCCGCGAAAAAAGCGATACATCTTCGCGCCTTCTATGCGATGGGTTCGTTCGCGAACCGCGATAGAATCGCGGCGATGGATTCGGTCGCATTCGGCTGGACGCGGATAGACGAGAAAGGTGAATTAACGCTCGAAGGCGTCGATTATAATTGGCCGGAAGCTGCCGGAGAGATTACGCCGGAATCGCTCGTGACGAGTTCCGCCGCTCAAGGGGCAAGTCCTTACCTCATGGTCTATTCGGTAGATGGCAAGGGCGAGTTAACGAAGATGCTTAGCGACGAGACTTTGCGGAACCATTCGATCGACAACATTGTAAGATTGGCATCCGATACCGGCTTCGGCGGCGTATTGCTCGATTACGAGGGGTTAGGATTAAAGCTTGATCCGATCGGGCAACAGAAATTGTTGAACGAGTACGTTCAAGAGATTGACGCGAAATTGGAGGCTATCGGAGTGAAGCTTTCTGTGGCTGTTCCTCCCCCCAATGGCGCATACAAAGGTTATGATTACGCCACTTTAGCGAAATACGCCGACGATCTTGTCATAATGGCTCATGACTACCATGCCAAAGGAACGCCGATCCGCACTCCCGAACCTAATGATAAAGTTGAGCAAGCCATCGAACTGCTCTTGAACAGCGGGATTCCGGCTGACAAGTTGATTCTTGGGATCAGCCTAGGGAGCGAAACGGCGGAATCTGTCGACGATAAGCTGGGGTTAGCCAAGCGTTATGGACTGAAAGGCGCTTCATTCTGGCGATTGACATTGTATAACCAGGAATTCGCCAATGCCATCGATAGAGTCGTAGAGAAAGTAGGGAAGTAA
- a CDS encoding phytanoyl-CoA dioxygenase family protein, which translates to MTLANRQYRITEQDKITFNRDGYWISPRLLSDDQIERLRETHERIWSGDYDGDGYPMHAYKPGANPDALRKFDNGWWINDEVRDTVTDPLMGEWAADLLEVEEIRLWHDQVIYKPGIGKRTSGVGNVGWHQDFGYWQCASTTNMVTVWIALQDTDLTNGGMMTILGSHKWGLVPDSDAFFNQDMDHLRNKYSDGRDWVEEPCILKAGQASFHHALTFHGSGANSTDDPRLSIVAHLMPGETAYNGRVQAHDNAKFLGPRPKKGQKFEGPYFPTLFSRNQG; encoded by the coding sequence ATGACGCTAGCAAACAGGCAATACCGCATAACCGAACAGGATAAGATTACGTTTAACCGCGATGGTTACTGGATAAGTCCGAGGTTGTTATCCGATGATCAGATCGAACGTCTGCGCGAAACTCACGAACGAATCTGGTCGGGGGATTACGATGGCGACGGATACCCGATGCATGCCTATAAGCCCGGAGCGAACCCGGACGCCCTGCGCAAATTCGATAATGGATGGTGGATTAACGACGAGGTACGCGACACGGTAACGGATCCGCTTATGGGGGAATGGGCGGCAGATCTACTCGAAGTGGAAGAAATTCGATTGTGGCACGATCAGGTTATCTATAAGCCCGGTATCGGAAAAAGAACTTCAGGAGTTGGAAACGTCGGTTGGCATCAAGACTTTGGCTATTGGCAATGTGCCAGCACGACGAATATGGTAACCGTGTGGATCGCGCTGCAAGATACGGATTTGACTAATGGCGGGATGATGACCATTCTCGGTTCTCATAAATGGGGTCTTGTGCCGGACAGCGACGCTTTCTTTAATCAGGACATGGACCACTTACGGAATAAATACTCCGACGGAAGAGATTGGGTGGAGGAGCCCTGCATACTTAAGGCCGGTCAAGCAAGCTTTCACCACGCATTAACGTTCCACGGCTCCGGAGCAAACTCTACCGATGACCCGAGATTGTCTATCGTCGCTCATCTAATGCCTGGAGAAACCGCTTATAATGGAAGAGTCCAAGCTCACGATAATGCTAAATTCCTCGGCCCCCGTCCTAAGAAAGGACAGAAATTCGAGGGTCCATATTTTCCGACGTTGTTTTCTAGAAATCAAGGTTAA